Part of the Nodosilinea sp. PGN35 genome is shown below.
TCAATGTAACTTGTCTTACCGCTCGATTTACTGACGACCCGGTGGCGTTGGCAAGGAAGCACCTGCTGGTACGCCTCCCAAGCGTCGGTATAGATGGCCGCACACTGTCGATAGACTTTGGGCAAGGACTCCCAGAGTCGTCGTGCACTCTGGG
Proteins encoded:
- a CDS encoding IS1 family transposase; amino-acid sequence: MALDAGTREIIDAHVGDRSAQSARRLWESLPKVYRQCAAIYTDAWEAYQQVLPCQRHRVVSKSSGKTSYIERFNKTLRQRVSRFVRRSLAFAKSLRNHIGLL